A genomic region of Raphanus sativus cultivar WK10039 chromosome 6, ASM80110v3, whole genome shotgun sequence contains the following coding sequences:
- the LOC108835289 gene encoding wall-associated receptor kinase-like 4 → MKTETQNLLCVIILVIFSLFIDGVTSSRNPPDPCNRVCGGLSIPFPFGIGGEDCYLNPWYEVVCNSNSVAFLSKINRELVKIYLPDYEEYEYYGVVHIKGPVTSYGCSTKASQPLTPLPLNVSGQGSPYFFSDKNQLVAVGCNAKAVMTDIKSQTIGCKSNCNERNSSQKVRNKICNGDRCCQTRIPEGTIQVLGVSLEIPEGSNATEGGCKVAFLTSEKYPSLNVTEPEQFHSDGYAVVELGWFFDTSDSRVPSPVGCKNVSDGNGDYTSETSCLCSYGYFSGFSYSNCYCNIMGYTGNPFLPGGCVVIDRCKREETRKKCGNRICKNIVGGFICETQKPEKLKPVIQGVLIGSALLVFAFGVFGLYKFVKKRKRIIRKRKFFRRNGGMLLKQQLARKEGNVEMSRIFSSNELEKATDNFNKNRILGQGGQGTVYKGMLVDGKIVAVKRSKAMDEDKVEEFINEVVVLSQINHRNIVKLLGCCLETEVPVLVYEFLPNGDLCKRLHHDESDDFKMTWEVRLDIAVDIAGALSCLHSAASFPIYHRDIKTTNILLDEKYRVKVSDFGTSRSVTIDQTHLTTQVAGTFGYVDPEYFQSSKFTEKSDVYSFGIVLVELLTGEKPSSRVWSEDNRGFAAHFVNAVKENTFLNRVDVRIKDESNLDQVMAVAKLARRCLNRKGKKRPNMREAWIELERIRSATHDSEVNIEEEDDEEDETMQLNVDESWGFEVTAPASMFSSASPTSDAEPLVPLRTW, encoded by the exons ATGAAGACAGAGACTCAAAACCTCCTTTGTGTAATTATATTAGTGATCTTCTCTCTGTTCATCGATGGCGTAACATCATCAAGAAACCCTCCAGATCCCTGTAACAGAGTCTGCGGAGGACTATCAATTCCATTCCCATTCGGTATAGGCGGGGAAGATTGCTATCTAAACCCGTGGTACGAGGTTGTCTGTAACAGCAACTCTGTTGCGTTTCTCTCAAAGATCAACAGAGAATTGGTGAAAATCTATCTTCCAGATTATGAGGAGTACGAATATTATGGAGTTGTTCACATCAAAGGTCCCGTAACTTCCTATGGTTGTTCTACAAAGGCATCTCAACCGCTTACACCGCTGCCTTTAAACGTTTCTGGCCAAGGCAGTCCCTATTTCTTCTCGGACAAGAACCAACTCGTTGCGGTTGGTTGCAATGCGAAGGCGGTTATGACGGATATCAAATCGCAGACCATCGGTTGCAAGTCAAACTGTAACGAAAGAAATAGTAGCCAAAAAGTAAGAAACaagatttgcaatggagatcgATGCTGTCAGACAAGGATACCAGAAGGGACGATACAAGTTCTGGGAGTTAGTTTGGAGATCCCTGAAGGAAGCAACGCAACAGAAGGAGGATGCAAAGTTGCTTTTCTGACAAGCGAGAAGTATCCCAGTTTGAATGTTACAGAGCCAGAACAGTTTCATAGTGATGGGTACGCAGTGGTAGAGCTAGGATGGTTCTTTGATACTTCGGATTCTCGTGTTCCAAGCCCAGTAGGCTGTAAAAACGTGTCAGATGGAAATGGTGACTACACGAGCGAGACGAGTTGCCTTTGTTCGTACGGCTACTTCTCTGGTTTCAGCTATAGTAATTGCTATTGTAACATTATGGGTTACACAGGGAACCCATTCCTTCCAGGTGGTTGTGTAG TCATTGATAGATGCAAACGAGAAGAAACACGCAAAAAGTGTGGCAACcgaatttgtaaaaatatagtTGGTGGGTTCATATGCGAGACCCAGAAACCAGAGAAGCTCAAGCCAGTGATTCAAG GTGTTCTTATAGGTTCGGCACTATTGGTTTTCGCCTTTGGAGTTTTTGGGTTGTACAAGTTTGTTAAGAAGCGGAAGAGGATTATCCGAAAGAGAAAGTTCTTCAGACGTAATGGAGGTATGCTGCTGAAACAGCAGTTAGCTAGAAAAGAAGGTAATGTAGAGATGTCGAGGATATTTAGCTCGAATGAGTTGGAGAAAGCTACTGACAACTTCAACAAGAATCGTATTCTTGGGCAAGGAGGTCAGGGGACTGTGTACAAGGGAATGCTCGTCGACGGTAAGATCGTCGCAGTGAAGAGATCCAAAGCCATGGACGAAGACAAGGTAGAGGAGTTCATCAATGAAGTCGTTGTTCTCTCACAAATCAACCACAGAAACATCGTCAAACTCTTGGGATGTTGTCTTGAGACAGAAGTTCCGGTCTTGGTTTATGAGTTTCTTCCAAATGGAGACTTGTGCAAGCGTCTTCATCATGATGAGTCTGATGATTTCAAGATGACTTGGGAAGTACGTCTTGACATAGCTGTAGATATTGCAGGAGCTTTGTCATGTTTGCACTCTGCTGCGTCTTTCCCTATATACCATAGAGATATCAAGACCACTAATATACTATTAGATGAGAAATACAGAGTCAAGGTGTCTGATTTTGGAACATCAAGATCGGTAACTATTGATCAAACTCACTTGACTACTCAGGTTGCAGGTACTTTTGGATATGTGGATCCAGAGTACTTTCAATCAAGCAAGTTTACTGAGAAAAGTGATGTTTATAGTTTCGGAATCGTCCTTGTGGAGCTTCTGACCGGAGAAAAGCCGTCCTCCCGTGTCTGGtccgaagacaacagaggttttGCAGCTCATTTTGTTAATGCCGTGAAAGAGAACACATTTCTGAACAGAGTTGATGTTCGGATCAAAGATGAAAGCAATCTGGACCAAGTGATGGCAGTGGCGAAACTAGCTAGGAGATGTTTAAACCGGAAAGGGAAGAAGAGGCCAAACATGAGAGAGGCTTGGATTGAGCTTGAGAGGATTCGTTCAGCAACTCATGATTCAGAGGTGAATATTGAGGAAGAGGATGACGAAGAGGATGAAACCATGCAACTTAACGTTGATGAGTCTTGGGGCTTTGAGGTGACTGCTCCAGCCTCCATGTTTAGTAGTGCTTCACCAACGTCTGATGCTGAGCCTCTGGTTCCTCTACGAACGTGGTGA